From the genome of Bacteroidia bacterium:
CCGTTTAAATAAGTACCTGCTTACTCCTGAAAAAGACAAAGTGTTTCATATCCATTTTCATTATATCAGCAAAAAAATACTAGACTTTCACACTGTTCAAAAAGGGATGCAAGAGCTGTTAGCTCAAATTAACCAAAGGAGTAATTCAGATTTAAACTTACCTTCAAATGAATAACTATTTTTGTGCAATGAGCGGAGCTTTACAAGACTACTTACAAATAACTTGGAAAACAAATTCAGAGTTGCAGGAGGTTATATTATGCCTTACAGGGGATATTTTTGAGGCTTTTGAGCAAAATGATAATTTTTTGCATGCGTATATACCTGCTGCTCATTTTAACGAAAGCAAGCTAAAGGAAGTAATTGATACTAATTCTATTTTGAGAAACCTTCCGTATCAAGTTAAGTTGTTACCTGCACAAAATTGGAATCAACTTTGGGAAGCGGAGTTTGAACCTGTATCTCTATTTCCTGATTTGCTTATTAGAGCGACGCATCATAATCATCAAGAGGATGTAAAGTATAAGCACGTTATTCAAATTCAGCCGAAAATGGCTTTTGGTACAGGACACCATGAAACCACTCAAATGATGCTCAAAGCTATGCAGCTGCTTGATTTTAGAGATAAAGACATACTAGATGTAGGCTGTGGCTCTGGAATTTTGTCTATTTACGCTAGCTTTTTAGGCGCAAAGGATATTTTTGCCTTAGATATTGACATTTTATGCATTGAAAATACAAAAGAAAACGCAATTCTAAACCAGGTTTCTAATATCCAAACTTACTTGGGCAGTATTGAAACGTTTGAAAAC
Proteins encoded in this window:
- the prmA gene encoding 50S ribosomal protein L11 methyltransferase, which produces MSGALQDYLQITWKTNSELQEVILCLTGDIFEAFEQNDNFLHAYIPAAHFNESKLKEVIDTNSILRNLPYQVKLLPAQNWNQLWEAEFEPVSLFPDLLIRATHHNHQEDVKYKHVIQIQPKMAFGTGHHETTQMMLKAMQLLDFRDKDILDVGCGSGILSIYASFLGAKDIFALDIDILCIENTKENAILNQVSNIQTYLGSIETFENHLFDIVLANINRNVILQQLQNYLSRLKSKGFLVLSGFFESDVKIIENEAMKYELNCVRVIVQKGWACVVYQK